DNA from Leptospira mayottensis 200901116:
TTGCAAGAAGATCCGCGAAATTTTTCATGGAGATCGCAACTCCGTCTACCTTAGGAAGGAAGGTATCGGAAAAGTAAAGAACCCTCATCAAAGATCTCCTCATTCACAGATTTATGTTTCAAATACAATTGAAAGAAAATATCGAATTTACAATTCCCAGGTTTTATAGAACCTGGGTTTCAATCGATTAGAGAAGATGCCCGAACGTCTTAGAAAAATCACTCTTTTTTTATTTTGTGCAAGTATTGTGACAATCGGTTTATCCGTATCCCTTAGCCAAGGATTCTTAGTTCTTGCATTCTTAACATCTTTATTCTCTTCGAAAACTTCTGGTTTTTGGAAAGAACCCGTGATCCTCATTGGAATTTTATTTTTTGGTTGGTATCTAAGCGATTTTGTCATTCATTCCTTCCGGGAGGAAAATTTTCGAACTTACTCTAAAACCGCATTCAATGCAGAGCTCAAAGACATTTTTCTTTTCATAGGATTAATTCTATCTTGGAACCTAAAAAAGGAGGAATTTCCGGCAATCTTAAAATCCTTAAACGCTCTCTTTTGGATTCTACTCATAACCGGCTTTGTTTCTAGTTTTTCTCCGATCCGTCTCTCTCGACTTGTCAGTGACTTATATAGGGAATCTTCTAACTGGAAGTTCACCCATCCCATGGGTCATGTTGGAGGATTGTCTCTTTACCTTCCAATCGGTCTGATGAACACTCATCTAACGTTTGGGGGACTTTTACAGTTTTTTTTTCCCGTGCCCGTTTTTCTTTTTTTGAGATCCTTTTTTGATCAGAATTTCAAAAGAGCCGGAATTCAAGGAATTATACTCTTAACTTTTCTTTACGTAGTTTTTTTAAACAACGCCCGTTCCTCTATGTTAGGCGCGATTTTTTCCTCAATCACCGCATTTCTTGTTTTAGGAATCGTTCGTAAAGAACTACCCTCTGCAAAAATTTTGCTCTTCACCAGTGGAACTCTCATACTTCTACTTGTTTTAGGAATCGCACTTTCGTTTACACAAGCCGGCCAAAAAATTATAGACCCTCTCTTTGGAAAAGAAAAACACACAGACTCTGGAAGAACTTTTATCTGGGATTCCACATTTCCTTTGATTAAGGACAACTTTTTCACAGGAGTTGGCCCAGGAAATTACGATCGGGAAATCGAAAAATCACGAAAAGAGCACTCCGAGAGGTATAGGGAACTCTACTATTTTTACGAAACGACTCAGAGAGGACACGCCCATAACGATTATTTTCATCTTTTTGCAGTTTTCGGTTTTCCGGGAATCTTTCTTTTTCTTTCCTTGGGAACCGAGTTATATCGCAGATTGATTACTACAAAACTTCCCTACGAACATTCCTTGTATTTTTTCGGTTTATCTGGTTTTTTCTTTTCCGGACTTTTTCAGTGTTATTTTCAAGACGATGAAGTAGTGATTTTATTTTGGATTCTCTGCGGACTCTTTCTAAGATTATCCAAAGAAAAATCCGATTCAATTGTTGCAATTTAAGCAAATCTCGATTCTTTTATCATTCGATTTCCATCATCTCAAATGAATATATGTTAGTACCGATAACAATACGTTCCAAATCTTTTTCTGGCGTCGATTGAAACCTTTTCCGCTGAAAAACTTATACCAGGCAAAAAAGCATCTTCTCGGTACGAAAGAATCTCCTGGATCAATTCCGTATACTCCATTCCTTTTTTTGAATATTCGTGAAAACAAAAAGCAAGAAACGAAGATTCGTATTCCAAAAAAAACATTCCCTCAGTCGAATGAGAAACGACGTAAAAAGTATTTCCCGACGTATTCCAAGGAATTGTGACCGGACCGTTGCCCTTTTGGTAGAAGAAAATAGAAATTGGATTTTTAAATTCGATTAGGTCTTGCGGAAAAAACAAACTCCCCGATTGAATGGAATAAAACGTAGGAACAAATAAATATACTGGTTTATGTTCGAAGTCCGCTTGAAAATCGTTCGCCACCGATACGAAAAAAGGCTTTCCCTGTTTCGCCAGTAGAATTCCTTTTTCCCTAAAACTTTTTGTCTTAACCGGATGATTGGTTCTTTTTCCAGTAAAACCGCTGCTGGAAGACGTAAAATCCGAAACTTCTTTGCAAGATTCTGTAGGAAGAAAACTATATTCCAAAATTGACATCAGAAACGTTTTTCCAGATTCTAAATAAAAAGACTCTTCTTTGGTTGTATCGGTTCTACAAATGGTTTGTTCGACTCCGATCGGAATTGAATTTTCGGAATAGCCGAAGTAAACACCATTTGATCCATTTTCTGTTCCAAACGAAGTTGCTCTATAAACGATCGCACTTACGCGAACTCGTTCCCACTCCTCTAGGTAAGCATTGATCAAATACGGGTCAGTGGTTTTGAAAAGAATTTCTCGATTATTATCCCTGGCACTGATCGAAAAATTATACGAACCGGAAATCAAAGTCTTATCATCCACGATCATCGTTTTATGGTGCAAAAGCCCGCCCTTACCAAAGGAACCCGATTCGATTACCTCTTCATTTCCATCACCCGCAATCTCGGAACCGGGATTCTCAAATACATCGGCGAGATACTTGCCTTCTTCGTCCACGGGGGAATCGTAAATACCTTTGACATTCACCCCTCTACGATCCGCCAAAGTCAATCTAGATGTCAGGACGGAATCGAAATGATCGAAAATCAAATATCGAATGTCTCTTTGCGCGCGATCAACTTCCCTTAAGACCAGATTTTGAATTGATCTTCCTTTTTCCGGAGAAATATAAAATTGGAACGGCGGAATGTTAAGCGAAGTAATTCCTGAATCTTCCTCCAAAAAGGCATAAAAGTCTTCTATTTCGGAATCAAATAGATCGAAAGAAACGTAACCATTCAGATCATTCTCAAGACCGTACCAAGTGAAATTCCCGGAACCCAGAAATATCTTTTTACGATCTACAATGAGTATTTTAGAATGTTGTAAACCTGATCTTTCCCATTTTCGAAACATACCGAGACTTTTGAATTCGTCCATATATTCCTTTTCCGGATCGGCCACGATTCTAATCTTAACTCCTCTTGCATTTGCTTTCTTCAAAGTGTCTAAAATTTCCGAATCTTCGAAAGAATAGACCCAAAGATCGATCGCAAACTCGGCGCTTTCGATCAATTGTAAAATTTTATCCCGTACATTCCTCTTTTTAAAAGTATGAACGTAACGTCCAGGATACGAAAAACGAGCTTCCACATTACGCGTTCTTCCCCATTCCAGCCAAAAAAAATCTGAATCGTGACGACTGGAACAAGTTGCCAAAAAAAGAAAAAACCAGATATAAAGAAAAATTAAAACGAAAGCGTTCGAAATTTTTCTCATAAAACGACACCTGAAACGATTTGAAAGAATATTTCCTTTCTTGCACTTTCCGGATCGCTCCAAGAACCTCCCAAGGAAGTTTTTAAGTACAAAAAATCAAACTTCGTATTTTCGGAAGGAAAATAAATCAGAGTTTCAATCAAAGCCTCCCTGAGAAAATCCTTTCGAAAACTGTCCTTGGACATCGTAAGTGCACCTTCATTTCCTTTCGTGTCAGAAAGAAAAAAGTAAGAAGCAATATACAAACGAAATCGGATAAGAGATTCTTGATATTCTAAATTGAGCCCTGTCCAAGCGGATTGAAGTTTTCCACTTTGAATCCCGGATTGTTTTTCTAAACCTCGATCCGTAATCCAAGTGGAAGGTTTAAAATCCAAACTCTGATTCGTGCTGAACACTGGAGAAGGCGAGGAGCCAACTCCGATAAAACCGAGTTCCAAAACTTCTCCGTTCTCATTTCTTTTATCCCGATCGGGAAGAAAACCGAAGACATCAAACTTCCAGAAATTCCAAGCGACTCCGGTGGAAATTAAAACGGCCTCCCCCGTAATTGGAATTGCACTCGCTTGTCGGATTCGATTCCAACCGGTTCTATCCTGCCCTCTCGTCAAAATTCCGGAAAGAAAACAATGAAACCCAGAATATTTCAAATTCAGCTCTATCGTGGAATGTGTAAGATAATCTCGATCGCCAGAGGAAACGTTTCCCGTCTCCGAAATTAAATCATTCGTATATCTTCCCCAATTTTGGAGATTGAAATATTGGAAACGAAACCCAGTTTCCAAATAAGGCAAATCATAATGATAACCCACACCTCCTCTATAACGGTTTTTGAATGTGTTTGAAATGGAATCCTTAATTTCAATCTCACCGGCCGAATCAAACTGAGTCTTTTTTGTATTTAGAATCGTATTCCTAAGTCCGTTCTTTTCAAATAAGGAATAACCGGAATAAAAATCAAAGAGATCGAAACGAATACGACCCAATTCGCCAAAATTTGCTTTGATTACAATCCCGTCCGTTCCATCTATCCAATCCGTAAATGCAGATCCCTTCATCTCCTCTTGAATCCTACCTACGATGAGAGAAACGTTCTTTTTCCTAAATTCGAAAAACAGATTTTTTCCCGCAAAGAAGGCTAGTTGGGACTCGCCAGAGGCGGTTAGATCCGCCTGTAACTTTATATTTACACGAGAGATTTCCAGGCTTCGGTCGATTCCACCGTGAATTAAAGAAGAATTGATCCGCAGTTCCTTATAAATCCGATCCTCTTTCGCTTGAGAAAGATCGGAAGCCTTTTGATTTCCTGCCAATCCCCATCCCATCCAAGAAATCTGAGTCCAACCTTTACTTTTCTCGGACGCGGAAATCTGAAAAGATATTATAAAATAGGAATATACGAAAAGCTTTTTCATAAATTCCCCTTCTTTTTGATTTCATAGTCGGAGGAAGAGTCGCCGGAACGACTTTCTTTGAGAAGGATCAAATCATCCGTATCAGCATCGATGG
Protein-coding regions in this window:
- a CDS encoding O-antigen ligase family protein, whose amino-acid sequence is MGLSVSLSQGFLVLAFLTSLFSSKTSGFWKEPVILIGILFFGWYLSDFVIHSFREENFRTYSKTAFNAELKDIFLFIGLILSWNLKKEEFPAILKSLNALFWILLITGFVSSFSPIRLSRLVSDLYRESSNWKFTHPMGHVGGLSLYLPIGLMNTHLTFGGLLQFFFPVPVFLFLRSFFDQNFKRAGIQGIILLTFLYVVFLNNARSSMLGAIFSSITAFLVLGIVRKELPSAKILLFTSGTLILLLVLGIALSFTQAGQKIIDPLFGKEKHTDSGRTFIWDSTFPLIKDNFFTGVGPGNYDREIEKSRKEHSERYRELYYFYETTQRGHAHNDYFHLFAVFGFPGIFLFLSLGTELYRRLITTKLPYEHSLYFFGLSGFFFSGLFQCYFQDDEVVILFWILCGLFLRLSKEKSDSIVAI
- a CDS encoding phospholipase D-like domain-containing protein encodes the protein MRKISNAFVLIFLYIWFFLFLATCSSRHDSDFFWLEWGRTRNVEARFSYPGRYVHTFKKRNVRDKILQLIESAEFAIDLWVYSFEDSEILDTLKKANARGVKIRIVADPEKEYMDEFKSLGMFRKWERSGLQHSKILIVDRKKIFLGSGNFTWYGLENDLNGYVSFDLFDSEIEDFYAFLEEDSGITSLNIPPFQFYISPEKGRSIQNLVLREVDRAQRDIRYLIFDHFDSVLTSRLTLADRRGVNVKGIYDSPVDEEGKYLADVFENPGSEIAGDGNEEVIESGSFGKGGLLHHKTMIVDDKTLISGSYNFSISARDNNREILFKTTDPYLINAYLEEWERVRVSAIVYRATSFGTENGSNGVYFGYSENSIPIGVEQTICRTDTTKEESFYLESGKTFLMSILEYSFLPTESCKEVSDFTSSSSGFTGKRTNHPVKTKSFREKGILLAKQGKPFFVSVANDFQADFEHKPVYLFVPTFYSIQSGSLFFPQDLIEFKNPISIFFYQKGNGPVTIPWNTSGNTFYVVSHSTEGMFFLEYESSFLAFCFHEYSKKGMEYTELIQEILSYREDAFLPGISFSAEKVSIDARKRFGTYCYRY
- a CDS encoding LA_2168 family protein, whose product is MKKLFVYSYFIISFQISASEKSKGWTQISWMGWGLAGNQKASDLSQAKEDRIYKELRINSSLIHGGIDRSLEISRVNIKLQADLTASGESQLAFFAGKNLFFEFRKKNVSLIVGRIQEEMKGSAFTDWIDGTDGIVIKANFGELGRIRFDLFDFYSGYSLFEKNGLRNTILNTKKTQFDSAGEIEIKDSISNTFKNRYRGGVGYHYDLPYLETGFRFQYFNLQNWGRYTNDLISETGNVSSGDRDYLTHSTIELNLKYSGFHCFLSGILTRGQDRTGWNRIRQASAIPITGEAVLISTGVAWNFWKFDVFGFLPDRDKRNENGEVLELGFIGVGSSPSPVFSTNQSLDFKPSTWITDRGLEKQSGIQSGKLQSAWTGLNLEYQESLIRFRLYIASYFFLSDTKGNEGALTMSKDSFRKDFLREALIETLIYFPSENTKFDFLYLKTSLGGSWSDPESARKEIFFQIVSGVVL